Sequence from the Sanguibacter keddieii DSM 10542 genome:
CTGAGCAGCAGCACCCTGTCGTGGTCGTCGAGGACGACCACGGCGACGGCGCCGGGGTGGTCGACGTACTCGCGGTGCACCACGGAGTGGTCAAGGTCGACCTCGTCACGGACGAGGTCGAAGATCCGACCCTGCACGAGGACCTCGTGGCCGAGGACCTCTCGCGGTGCGAGCACGTCGACGACAGGCTCGGTGCTGCCTGCTCCCTGGGCGCCGTCGCTCATGTCAGACGCCCTGGCGGTCGAGGGCAGCCCGGACGAGACCGGCGAACAGCGGGTGCGCGCGGGTCGGGCGGGACTTGAACTCGGGGTGCGCCTGCGTCGAGATGTAGAACGGGTGCACGTCCTTGGCCAGCTCGACGAACTCCACGAGGGTGCCGTCGGGCGAGGTGCCGGAGAAGACCAGCCCGGCCTCCTCGAGCTGCGCGCGGTAGGCGTTGTTCACCTCGTAGCGGTGGCGGTGACGCTCCGACACGAGCTCCGAGCCGTACACGCCGGCCGCGACGGACCCCGGCGCGAGGGCCGCGTCGTAGGCGCCCAGGCGCATGGTGCCGCCGAGGTCGCCCGCGCCGTCGACGAAGCTCTGCTGCTCCGCCATGGTCGCGATCACCGGGTGCGGGGTCGCCGGGTCGAACTCCGACGACGACGCGCCCTCGAGCCCGACGACGTTCCGTGCGTACTCCATGACCATGGACTGCAGGCCGAGGCAGATGCCGAGCGTCGGCACGCCGCCCTCGCGCGCCCAGCGCAGCGCGCCGAGCTTGCCCTCGATGCCGCGCACGCCGAAGCCGCCGGGGACGAGGACCGCGTCGACGCCCTCGAGGGACGTCTGGGCGCCCTCTGGGGTCTGGCAGTCGTCGGACGGGACCCAGCGGATGACGACCTTGGTGTCGTTGGCGAACCCGCCGGCGCGCAGCGCCTCGGTGACCGAGAGGTACGCGTCGGGGAGGTCGATGTACTTGCCGACGAGCGCGATCTCCACGCGGTGCGCGGGCTCGTGCACGCGCTCGAGGAGCTGCGACCAGCCGTCCCAGTCCACGTCGTGGAAGGGCAGGCCGAGGCGGCGCACGACGTAGGCGTCGAGGCCCTCCGAGTGGATGACCCGCGGGATGTCGTAGATGCTCGGCGCGTCCATGCAGTTGATGACGGCCTCGTTGTCGACGTCGCAGAACAGCGCGATCTTGCGCTTGGTGCCCTCGGGGACCTCGCGGTCCGAGCGGAGCACGATCGCGTCGGGCTGGATGCCGATGCTGCGCAGCGCGGCGACCGAGTGCTGGGTCGGCTTCGTCTTGAGCTCTCCGCTCGGGCCGATGTACGGCACGAGGGAGACGTGGAGGAAGAACACGTCGTCGCGGCCGAGCTCGTGGCGCACCTGACGGGCGGCCTCGAGGAAGGGCTGGGACTCGATGTCCCCGACGGTCCCGCCGATCTCGGTGATGATCACGTCGACGTCGTCGCTCGCCTGCGCACGCATGCGGCTCTTGATCTCGTCGGTGATGTGCGGGATGACCTGGACGGTGTCGCCGAGGTACTCGCCGCGTCGTTCCTTGGCGATGACCTGGGAGTACACCTGGCCGGTCGTGACGTTCGCCGCCGCCTCGAGGTCGACGTCGAGGAAGCGCTCGTAGTGCCCGATGTCGAGGTCGGTCTCGGCCCCGTCCTCGGTGACGAAGACCTCACCGTGCTGGAACGGGTTCATGGTGCCCGGGTCCACGTTGAGGTACGGGTCGAGCTTCTGCATGGTGACTCGGAGCCCGCGGGCCCGGAGCAGTCGACCGAGGCTGGACGCCGTCAGTCCCTTACCCAGGGAGGAGGCGACACCCCCGGTCACGAAGATGTGCCGTGTCGTCGATTCCGACCGGACTCGGTTGCTGGACTGGAGCCTGTTCACATGGTCTGCCACGGGGTTCCACTCTATCAGTCGACGGGTCGGGCCGGGAGGCCCCCGGCCGGGGAAGGCCGGTGGTACACGGTGGCGAGCTGCGTCACAGCGTCGCCCACGGTCGGGAGCGCGGAGGCCTGGACGAGCGAGCGGCGGCGCCTGTCGGCGAGGGCCTCGGGGTCGGACAGCAGGACCGCGACGGCGTCGGCGAGGGCGGCCGCGTCGCCCACGGGGACCAGCACAGCGGCGTCTCCCGTGACCTCCCGGGTGCCTCCGGCGTCGGTGGCGACCACCGCGGCCCCGACGCGCAGCGCCTCCTGCAGGTTGAGCGGCTGCCCCTCCCAGACCGCTGCGCTGACCACTATGTCGGCGGCCCCCTGGAGGGCGGCGACGTCGTCGCGCGGTCCGAGCAGGTCGACGGGGAGACGCTCGTCACGCACGCGACGGGCCAGCTCGTCGTGCAGCGGCCCGCCTCCGGCGACCACCCACCGCACCCGGTGCTGCGGGGCCGTGCGCCCGACGTGCGCGACGGCGTCGAGCAGCGTCGGCAGGCCCTTCTGGAGCGCGAGGCGCCCGACCGTCACGACCAGACGCTCGTCCGGCCCGAGGCCGAGCCCCGCACGCGTCGTGGCCCGGTCGGGGACGTCGGGGGCCTGCTGCTGCGGGGAGGGCACGAGCGCCCGGGCCGTCGACCGGGCCCCGCGGTCGCGTGCGCGCTCGACGAGGTCGGTGCTCACCCCGAGGACCGTGCCGGCCCCGCGGGCGACCACGCGCTCGAGCACACCGGAGACGGTGCGGACGGCACGACCGCCGACCGGCAGGTTGTGGAGCGTCACGACGATCGTGGGCCGGTGTCCCTGCCGCAGCGACCGGGCCGCGATCACGGCGAGGGCACCGGCACGCAGGCCGTGCGCGTGGACCACGTCGGCACGCGCCGAGAGACCGCGCAGCGTGCGCACCGCACCGAGGTCGGCCGTCGGCCGGGGCCGGTCGGTGATCTCGACCGGCACGAAGCGCACGCGCTCGGAGGCGACGAGGGTCCGGACCGACTCCGGTCCCGCGACGACCACGACCGAGGGGGCCGCGCTGCCCGGCGCTCCGAGCGCTGCAGCCAGCTGTCCGACGTGGCGGGCCACTCCCCCGGCGCTCGACCCGAGCACCTGGAGGACCCGGGCCGGCGGGACGTCAGGGAGCGTCGCGAGGCTGCCGGGACCGAGGACGTCGCCGGTCCCGGCGACGGGCACTGCCGCCGGCTCTGCCGCAGTACCTGAGTCCGACGCGGTGCTCGGCTCTGACGCTGCGCCAGGCTCCGGCGCCGTGCCCGCACGCCGGGCGCGGACGAGGTCGCGGACCGAGGTGTCGGCCACCACGAGGGTCCCGGCGGTGACGACGAGCGCGAGCACCCCGGCGGCGACGCCGGCCAGCAACGCCTCGACGACCGAGGCGCCGGTCGGCAGCAGGAGGTCGGCGAGCGCGTGCCCCAGCCAGCCGCCTGCGGCGCCCGCGAGGACGGCCACGACGGCAGTGCGGGGCAGGCCCGCGACAGCGGCGGCGCCTGCCCGGCGGCGCACGGCGCCGAGGAGCGTCACCCCGGCGACGAGCATCCCGGCGGAGCCGGCGGCGCCGAGGGAGGCCAGGGTGAGCGTCTGGTCCTGCGTCCCCGAGGTGAGCACCGCCGGGAGCACCGCGGCGACGGCGACGACCGCTCCCCACCCGAGGGCGGCGCCGACCACCGCGGCGCGACCCGCGTCGAGCGAGTAGAGGGACCGGGAGAGGAGGAAGAGCAGCGCGAACCCGACGAGCCCCGGGGCGGACCACGCGATCGCGACGGCCATGCCGTCTGTACCGCCGGGGGTGAAGGCGTCGAAGAACGCCTCGACGGCGCCCGCGACGCTCAGCAGGACCGCGGCGCCGACCGCACTCACGGCGACGACCGCGCGGGTCGCGACAGCGCTCAGGCGGGCGAACCCGGCACGGTCGCCGGCGTCGGCGCGAGCGGCGAGACGTGGGAAGGCGCTCGTCGCGAGCGGGACCGCGAGCACCGCGTACGGGAGCACGTAGACCGCCTGCGAATACTGGTAGACGTTGAAGGTGTGCTGGCCCCCCGAGGAGAGCGCCGCGTACATCACCACGAGCACGGAGACCTGCTGGGCGACGAGCGCGCCGATGCCGGCCGTCGCGAGCCGCCGGGCGCGCGACCCGACGCCCGCGGGGAACCGGAGGCTGGGGCGCAGCCGCAGGCCCGTGCGCAGCGCGGGGACGAGCAGCGGCAGGCTCATGGCCGCGACACCCGCGGTGGTGCCCCACGCGAGCCAGCCGACGGCCGCGGCCGAGAGCTCGCCCGGGCTGCCCTGCTGCCCGTCGGCGAGGCGTCCGAACACGAGGTACGCGACGATCACCACGACGCTCGAGAACATGGGGGCGGCGGCGGGCCAGAAGAACCGGCGGCCGGCCTGCAGCACACCGGCCAGCACCACGCCGACGCCGTAGAGCGGCAGCTGGATCGCGAAGACCCGCAAGAAGTAGGTCGCGACGTCAGCCTCGGGACCGGTCCCCACACCGGGGAGCAGCCCGATGACGGGCCGCGCGAAGACGGCGAGGGCCAGGCCGAGCGGGACGAGGACGACGACCGCCCAGGTGAGGAGCGCCGAGGCGATCGCGTCGACGTCGACCTTCGCACGGCGCAGGATCGGCCCGGCGAGCAGCGGGACGACCGCTCCGGCGAGCGCTCCGCCCGCAGCCACCTCGAAGAGCACGTTGGGGAGCACGTTCGCGGTCGCGTAGGCGCTCGCGACCCCACCGGTGCCGAGCTCGCTGGCCTGGACGACCCAGCGGCCGAACCCGAGGAGCCGGCTCAGCACCGTGACGAGGGTGATCATCACGGCGGCCCCCGCGAGGGTCTGGCTCGCCGCCGCCAGCCGTGCTCTCACGGCCGCGTGCTGCCGTCCGTGACGGCCGCGCCCGGGCCCTCTGCCGCGGGGCGCGTCGA
This genomic interval carries:
- a CDS encoding CTP synthase, producing MADHVNRLQSSNRVRSESTTRHIFVTGGVASSLGKGLTASSLGRLLRARGLRVTMQKLDPYLNVDPGTMNPFQHGEVFVTEDGAETDLDIGHYERFLDVDLEAAANVTTGQVYSQVIAKERRGEYLGDTVQVIPHITDEIKSRMRAQASDDVDVIITEIGGTVGDIESQPFLEAARQVRHELGRDDVFFLHVSLVPYIGPSGELKTKPTQHSVAALRSIGIQPDAIVLRSDREVPEGTKRKIALFCDVDNEAVINCMDAPSIYDIPRVIHSEGLDAYVVRRLGLPFHDVDWDGWSQLLERVHEPAHRVEIALVGKYIDLPDAYLSVTEALRAGGFANDTKVVIRWVPSDDCQTPEGAQTSLEGVDAVLVPGGFGVRGIEGKLGALRWAREGGVPTLGICLGLQSMVMEYARNVVGLEGASSSEFDPATPHPVIATMAEQQSFVDGAGDLGGTMRLGAYDAALAPGSVAAGVYGSELVSERHRHRYEVNNAYRAQLEEAGLVFSGTSPDGTLVEFVELAKDVHPFYISTQAHPEFKSRPTRAHPLFAGLVRAALDRQGV
- a CDS encoding lipid II flippase MurJ: MRARLAAASQTLAGAAVMITLVTVLSRLLGFGRWVVQASELGTGGVASAYATANVLPNVLFEVAAGGALAGAVVPLLAGPILRRAKVDVDAIASALLTWAVVVLVPLGLALAVFARPVIGLLPGVGTGPEADVATYFLRVFAIQLPLYGVGVVLAGVLQAGRRFFWPAAAPMFSSVVVIVAYLVFGRLADGQQGSPGELSAAAVGWLAWGTTAGVAAMSLPLLVPALRTGLRLRPSLRFPAGVGSRARRLATAGIGALVAQQVSVLVVMYAALSSGGQHTFNVYQYSQAVYVLPYAVLAVPLATSAFPRLAARADAGDRAGFARLSAVATRAVVAVSAVGAAVLLSVAGAVEAFFDAFTPGGTDGMAVAIAWSAPGLVGFALLFLLSRSLYSLDAGRAAVVGAALGWGAVVAVAAVLPAVLTSGTQDQTLTLASLGAAGSAGMLVAGVTLLGAVRRRAGAAAVAGLPRTAVVAVLAGAAGGWLGHALADLLLPTGASVVEALLAGVAAGVLALVVTAGTLVVADTSVRDLVRARRAGTAPEPGAASEPSTASDSGTAAEPAAVPVAGTGDVLGPGSLATLPDVPPARVLQVLGSSAGGVARHVGQLAAALGAPGSAAPSVVVVAGPESVRTLVASERVRFVPVEITDRPRPTADLGAVRTLRGLSARADVVHAHGLRAGALAVIAARSLRQGHRPTIVVTLHNLPVGGRAVRTVSGVLERVVARGAGTVLGVSTDLVERARDRGARSTARALVPSPQQQAPDVPDRATTRAGLGLGPDERLVVTVGRLALQKGLPTLLDAVAHVGRTAPQHRVRWVVAGGGPLHDELARRVRDERLPVDLLGPRDDVAALQGAADIVVSAAVWEGQPLNLQEALRVGAAVVATDAGGTREVTGDAAVLVPVGDAAALADAVAVLLSDPEALADRRRRSLVQASALPTVGDAVTQLATVYHRPSPAGGLPARPVD